A genomic segment from Aspergillus chevalieri M1 DNA, chromosome 7, nearly complete sequence encodes:
- the COQ1 gene encoding trans-hexaprenyltranstransferase (BUSCO:EOG092634B5;~COG:H;~EggNog:ENOG410PJ43;~InterPro:IPR033749,IPR008949,IPR000092;~PFAM:PF00348;~go_process: GO:0008299 - isoprenoid biosynthetic process [Evidence IEA]) — MKVRTSSASGLVLSSRAVPSTSICWQCLRNDLSNQIQLQSRKYHPSRRKDAPPFGAAVSAAQTIFKGLPKAPPGISVDPLRIVGKELKFLTKNIRQLLGSGHPTLDKVAKYYTRSEGKHMRPMLVLLMSQAIALAPRLSADSANALSVDDSITSSDVLSDMNPDTNPLVARSAEAKYDFEGDENILPSQRRLAEITELIHTASLLHDDVIDNAVTRRGANSANIQFGNKMAVLAGDFLLGRASVALARLRDPEVTELMGTVIANLVEGEFMQLKNTAEDEKNPVFTDETISYYLQKTYLKTASLISKSCRSTAVLSQSAPEVIEAAYSYGRNLGLAFQLVDDMLDYTVTEVELGKPAGADLELGLATAPLLFAWKQNPELGPLVGRKFSQEGDVQRAREIVHKSDGVEQTRALAREYANNAIAAISDFPDSAAKSGLIEMCEKTMKRRK, encoded by the exons ATGAAAGTTCGAACCTCCTCGGCCTCCGGGCTGGTTCTCTCATCACGAGCCGTACCCTCGACCTCGATATGTTGGCAATGCCTTCGCAATGACCTCTCGAATCAAATCCAACTGCAGTCCAGGAAATACCATCCCTCGAGGCGGAAAGATGCACCCCCATTCGGCGCCGCCGTATCCGCTGCTCAGACAATCTTCAAAGGCCTGCCCAAGGCTCCCCCAGGCATTTCGGTAGACCCGTTAAGAATTGTGGGCAAGGAGCTCAAGTTCCTCACAAAGAACATCCGGCAATTACTAGGCTCGGGGCATCCTACACTCGATAAAGTCGCCAAGTACTATACCCGGAGCGAGGGCAAGCACATGCGGCCCATGTTGGTCCTGCTTATGTCCCAGGCAATTGCGCTAGCTCCACGACTTTCTGCTGATTCTGCGAATGCACTGTCGGTCGATGATTCGATTACCTCGTCTGATGTGCTGTCTGATATGAATCCGGATACGAACCCGCTCGTCGCCCGGTCTGCCGAGGCCAAGTACGACTTTGAAGGCGATGAGAACATCCTCCCGTCCCAACGGCGACTGGCTGAGATCACCGAATTGATTCACACAGCTTCGCTCCTCCACGACGACGTCATTGATAACGCAGTTACCCGCAGGGGTGCCAACTCCGCAAATATTCAGTTTGGAAACAAGATGGCGGTTTTGGCTGGTGACTTCTTGTTGGGACGTGCCTCGGTTGCGTTGGCACGTCTGCGCGACCCCGAGGTCACGGAATTGATGGGTACCGTGATTGCCAACCTTGTTGAGGGCGAGTTCATGCAATTGAAGAACACGGCCGAGGACGAGAAGAACCCCGTTTTCACCGACGAGACCATCTCCTACTACCTCCAGAAGACATACCTGAAGACGGCCAGTTTGATCAGCAAGTCGTGCCGCTCGACAGCGGTGCTTAGCCAGAGTGCCCCCGAGGTGATTGAGGCTGCCTACTCCTACGGCCGCAACCTGGGTTTGGCTTTCCAGCTTGTGGATGACATGCTGGACTACACTGTGACTGAGGTGGAGCTGGGCAAGCCTGCCGGTGCGGATCTGGAATTAGGTCTCGCGACTGCTCCTCTCTTGTTTGCATGGAAGCAGAACCCTGAGCTTGGTCCTTTGGTTGGCCGGAAATTCTCGCAGGAGGGAGATGTGCAAAGG GCCCGTGAAATTGTACACAAGAGCGACGGTGTCGAGCAGACCCGCGCCCTTGCCCGGGAATACGCCAATAACGCCATTGCTGCTATTAGCGACTTCCCTGACAGTGCAGccaagtctggcttgattgaAATGTGCGAGAAGACCATGAAGCGACGGAAGTAG